A portion of the Coraliomargarita parva genome contains these proteins:
- a CDS encoding glycoside hydrolase family 5 protein has protein sequence MSFIRIRFALTRQYACLAIVLLALGGSPSQGMTKDRDYPKDPPAEMPQPENWPATPKVTGNRLTDPEGNEVWLQGVAIPGLEIIPEGHGAVHSTIVAIEDWNANVVRLAIKDDFWYGRGKSQTDGGLAYRAIVDAAVQAAANRGAYIVLDHHRYRAIKQEQIPFWQELATLYKNHPAVLFDIINEPHEISWEVWRNGGFVAENTDKINQAGFLDDKTMQANRGFESPGMQKMVEAVRATGARNVIIAGGLDWAYDLSGILKGYALEDPSGNGIMYSTHIYNWKRNWQKAFLDAAEHHPIFIGEVGADVKKMSFIPEDLQEDPYTWVPDMLGVIQQYRLNWTAWSFHTWATPVLLSDWAHYTPSPFWGDFAKRALAGEQFEFERLR, from the coding sequence ATGTCATTTATACGTATCCGCTTCGCCCTTACACGCCAGTACGCCTGCCTGGCCATTGTCCTGCTCGCGCTGGGCGGCTCCCCCAGCCAGGGGATGACGAAAGACCGCGACTATCCCAAGGATCCGCCTGCGGAAATGCCGCAACCTGAAAACTGGCCGGCGACACCCAAAGTCACCGGCAACCGACTGACGGATCCGGAAGGCAATGAGGTCTGGCTTCAGGGGGTCGCGATACCGGGTCTCGAAATCATCCCGGAAGGCCATGGTGCAGTCCACTCCACCATCGTGGCCATCGAGGACTGGAACGCGAACGTAGTGCGTCTGGCGATCAAGGACGATTTCTGGTACGGGCGCGGCAAGTCGCAAACCGACGGCGGACTCGCCTACCGGGCCATCGTGGATGCCGCAGTCCAAGCGGCCGCCAACCGCGGCGCCTATATCGTACTCGACCACCATCGCTACCGGGCGATCAAGCAGGAACAGATCCCCTTCTGGCAGGAACTCGCGACCCTCTACAAGAATCACCCGGCCGTGCTCTTCGACATCATCAACGAGCCGCATGAAATCAGCTGGGAAGTCTGGCGCAACGGCGGCTTCGTCGCCGAGAATACCGACAAGATCAACCAGGCCGGATTCCTCGATGACAAGACCATGCAAGCCAACCGGGGATTCGAGTCGCCGGGCATGCAAAAGATGGTCGAGGCGGTCCGTGCCACAGGCGCACGGAATGTCATTATCGCCGGTGGTCTGGATTGGGCCTACGACCTCTCCGGCATCCTGAAGGGTTACGCGCTGGAAGATCCCTCCGGAAACGGAATCATGTATTCCACCCACATCTACAACTGGAAACGGAACTGGCAGAAAGCCTTTCTCGATGCGGCCGAGCATCACCCGATCTTCATCGGGGAAGTCGGCGCGGACGTGAAAAAGATGAGCTTCATCCCGGAAGACCTACAGGAGGATCCTTATACCTGGGTGCCGGACATGCTCGGCGTCATCCAGCAATACCGCTTGAACTGGACCGCTTGGTCCTTCCATACCTGGGCCACTCCGGTCCTGCTGTCCGACTGGGCCCACTACACGCCCAGTCCCTTCTGGGGCGATTTCGCCAAACGCGCGCTGGCCGGTGAACAATTCGAGTTCGAGCGCCTAAGATAA
- a CDS encoding glycoside hydrolase family 130 protein — protein sequence MKRYAKNPVLHEDDIPWDCMSVFNAGVCKWDDGYVMLFRTDSGPKEAPDAYLTRVGLARSQDGYSWEVDPEPVFDQQKIREWLKDQYDVRFGDKEVVRVYDPRITVIDGEAYFCFAVDTHHGIRGGIAKSTDLRNWTLLHITLPEDRNMVLFPERVNGKLVRLDRPFPLYLRGGRESFDIWISDSPDGENWGNHRLLLAAEEVPFGNAKIGPGAPPIKTEKGWLTAFHTVVKDEEKDLYAWSPNPWRKEYIAGLMLLDLNEPWKIIGMCKEPLLRAEAKYELEGFRGSVIFPGGFILEDDGMVKMYYGAADTVVALAEAPVEALLASIQPL from the coding sequence ATGAAACGCTACGCTAAGAACCCTGTCCTCCATGAGGACGATATTCCATGGGACTGCATGTCCGTCTTCAACGCAGGTGTCTGCAAATGGGACGACGGCTATGTCATGCTCTTCCGCACGGATTCCGGCCCGAAAGAAGCACCCGATGCTTATCTGACCCGGGTCGGACTGGCCCGAAGCCAGGACGGCTACAGCTGGGAGGTCGACCCCGAACCGGTCTTCGATCAGCAAAAGATTCGCGAATGGCTCAAAGACCAGTACGACGTACGCTTCGGCGACAAGGAAGTCGTCCGTGTCTACGACCCGCGGATCACCGTGATTGATGGGGAAGCCTATTTTTGCTTCGCGGTGGATACCCACCATGGTATCCGTGGCGGCATCGCCAAGAGCACAGACCTGCGCAACTGGACCCTCCTTCATATCACGCTGCCGGAAGACCGCAACATGGTGCTCTTTCCCGAGCGCGTGAACGGCAAACTCGTTCGTCTGGACCGTCCCTTCCCGCTCTACCTGCGCGGTGGTCGTGAATCCTTCGACATCTGGATCAGCGACTCCCCCGACGGCGAGAACTGGGGCAACCACCGACTGCTACTCGCGGCCGAGGAAGTTCCCTTTGGCAACGCCAAGATCGGCCCCGGTGCCCCGCCCATCAAGACCGAAAAGGGCTGGCTCACCGCCTTCCACACGGTGGTGAAAGACGAGGAGAAGGATCTCTACGCATGGAGTCCAAACCCCTGGCGCAAGGAGTACATTGCCGGCCTCATGCTGCTCGACCTCAATGAACCCTGGAAGATCATCGGCATGTGCAAGGAACCGCTGTTGCGCGCCGAAGCCAAGTACGAGCTCGAAGGCTTCCGCGGATCCGTCATTTTCCCCGGCGGCTTTATCCTGGAAGACGACGGGATGGTGAAAATGTACTACGGCGCCGCCGATACCGTGGTGGCCCTGGCCGAAGCACCGGTCGAGGCGCTCCTCGCCTCGATTCAGCCCTTATAA
- a CDS encoding prepilin-type N-terminal cleavage/methylation domain-containing protein, with protein MRDYFALLPQKTRSRQAFTLIELLMVIAILVILASILIPAVSQVKTKASSAQCATQIRTIGMALQMYLQDNDNILPSGAPFQNNPFSGQGPYYNRDPRRFQTMFGSYWDVPRAQNWSTTASKMDYDGTLAWPAWESGRRKDGAPSMIGLLPVELTTSTTRKAPTWGKSYTQIADPSNAPMLTEVDDLIAPGAWGDALPTEPVHGNYRNTLFFDGHVEQIDSSINLRKP; from the coding sequence ATGAGAGACTACTTCGCATTACTACCACAAAAAACACGATCACGCCAAGCCTTCACTCTGATCGAACTACTGATGGTCATAGCAATCCTGGTCATCCTGGCATCCATCCTGATCCCTGCGGTCAGCCAGGTAAAAACCAAGGCCAGTTCCGCACAATGCGCCACCCAGATCCGTACCATCGGCATGGCCCTCCAGATGTACTTGCAGGATAACGATAACATCCTCCCTTCAGGTGCCCCCTTTCAAAACAACCCGTTCTCAGGGCAAGGCCCTTACTACAACCGAGACCCGCGGCGCTTCCAAACCATGTTCGGCTCCTACTGGGACGTGCCCCGGGCCCAGAATTGGAGCACGACCGCATCCAAAATGGACTATGACGGCACCCTAGCCTGGCCCGCCTGGGAAAGCGGGCGTCGCAAGGACGGGGCTCCCAGCATGATCGGGCTCCTTCCGGTCGAGTTGACAACCAGCACGACCCGCAAGGCACCCACCTGGGGCAAGTCCTACACACAGATCGCGGATCCCTCCAACGCTCCCATGCTCACCGAGGTCGATGATTTGATCGCACCCGGTGCCTGGGGCGACGCACTGCCGACTGAACCGGTGCACGGGAACTACCGGAATACCTTATTCTTCGACGGGCATGTCGAGCAAATCGACAGCTCGATCAATTTGAGAAAACCCTAA
- a CDS encoding glycoside hydrolase family 5 protein, whose amino-acid sequence MKLSRYVLPLCCMLGSFAASLQGQTVLNSDFEPAGPTESWPAGWPQPAGATWEAEAGNHFIRMTSQEPGKMIMLYTEIKIPAGVQAIDFSWKQRITGLQRGDKSWFDARIMIEFMDANRKKLGPTPRAPNTSKDTQGWVAKQTSFLVPEGAVLIKFMPCLFNVKAGVYDLDDMRMVATDPVPLREAAAEAKAAREAKQSAEAAKRQGKAAKILADTGNIILNGDMQADGNTDGRPDHWGKLKAGLSYENEAGDLFLRIQSDNPEKMVMYYSKIDIPAGVDALEMSWDWRLTNIKKGSQPWHDARVMMKFLDINGKKLSGGGDTYSKRSTDGWQHRSRKMLVPEGAVSLELMPTLFNVKSGIMDLNNLKLAPIDAEPLRVAKAKKDAERAFLHADAEAPKKENWPSELHVEGNRLVNAEGEEVWLQGSNVPSMEWNPAGENILKSIQVVLDEWNGNVIRLPVKEEYWFGEGGEAYKKLINDAVVMAANRGAYLVLDLHRYRSPRQVHADFWEEAATVYKNHPAVIFDLMNEPHGTTWEIWRNGGFVADKKKEGDEDAFLSEIEKKMNARGFESIGMQALVDAVRSVGARNIVVVGGLDYAYDLSGILNGFAVDDHGGNGVMYSTHVYPWKRGWQKSFLDVAEKYPILVGEVGADAKKMNFMPHDIQEDWDTWVPDMLGLIQKHKLNWTAWCLHPGASPRMLVDWTYTPTPFWGQQAKDALSGQEFEFSGRLR is encoded by the coding sequence ATGAAACTATCTCGATATGTCTTACCCCTCTGCTGCATGCTGGGGTCTTTTGCTGCCTCGCTTCAGGGGCAAACCGTATTGAATTCCGATTTTGAACCCGCGGGCCCGACGGAGAGCTGGCCGGCCGGCTGGCCGCAACCGGCGGGTGCGACCTGGGAAGCTGAAGCGGGGAACCACTTCATCCGCATGACCAGCCAGGAGCCTGGCAAGATGATCATGCTCTATACTGAAATCAAGATTCCCGCAGGCGTGCAGGCGATTGACTTCAGCTGGAAGCAGCGAATCACCGGATTGCAGCGTGGCGACAAGTCCTGGTTCGATGCCCGCATCATGATCGAGTTCATGGATGCGAATCGTAAAAAGCTGGGACCGACGCCACGTGCGCCCAATACGAGCAAGGACACTCAAGGCTGGGTGGCGAAGCAGACTTCCTTTTTGGTTCCGGAAGGCGCCGTCCTGATCAAATTCATGCCCTGCCTCTTCAATGTGAAGGCCGGCGTCTATGATCTGGATGATATGCGGATGGTCGCGACGGACCCGGTTCCTTTGCGCGAAGCCGCCGCAGAAGCCAAGGCAGCGCGTGAGGCAAAACAGAGCGCCGAGGCGGCAAAGCGTCAGGGCAAAGCCGCCAAGATTTTGGCGGACACCGGCAATATTATCCTGAATGGCGACATGCAGGCGGACGGCAATACTGATGGCCGCCCCGACCACTGGGGTAAATTGAAGGCAGGCCTGAGTTACGAGAATGAAGCCGGGGACCTATTTTTGCGCATCCAGTCCGACAATCCAGAGAAGATGGTCATGTACTACAGCAAGATCGATATCCCGGCCGGTGTCGATGCCTTGGAGATGTCCTGGGATTGGCGCCTGACCAATATCAAGAAAGGCTCTCAGCCCTGGCACGATGCCCGGGTGATGATGAAATTCCTGGATATCAACGGCAAGAAACTGTCTGGGGGCGGTGATACCTACAGCAAAAGGTCGACCGATGGCTGGCAGCACCGTAGCCGTAAGATGCTTGTTCCGGAGGGCGCGGTTTCACTCGAGCTGATGCCCACGCTTTTCAATGTCAAATCCGGTATCATGGATCTCAATAACCTGAAGCTCGCTCCCATTGATGCGGAGCCGTTACGGGTCGCCAAGGCGAAAAAGGATGCGGAGCGTGCCTTCCTGCATGCGGACGCGGAAGCGCCGAAGAAGGAGAATTGGCCTTCGGAACTCCACGTGGAGGGCAACCGTCTGGTCAATGCCGAAGGCGAGGAAGTCTGGCTGCAGGGCTCGAATGTACCGAGCATGGAGTGGAACCCCGCAGGTGAAAATATTTTGAAGTCGATCCAAGTCGTTCTCGATGAGTGGAACGGCAATGTGATCCGTCTCCCCGTGAAGGAGGAATACTGGTTTGGCGAAGGCGGCGAGGCGTACAAGAAGCTGATCAACGATGCAGTCGTGATGGCTGCCAACCGCGGCGCCTATCTTGTGCTCGACCTCCACCGTTACCGTTCGCCGCGTCAAGTCCATGCGGACTTCTGGGAGGAGGCGGCCACCGTCTATAAGAACCACCCGGCCGTGATCTTCGATTTGATGAATGAGCCGCACGGCACCACCTGGGAAATTTGGCGCAACGGCGGCTTTGTCGCCGACAAGAAAAAGGAAGGGGATGAAGATGCCTTCCTCAGCGAGATTGAGAAAAAGATGAATGCCCGCGGATTCGAATCCATCGGTATGCAAGCCCTGGTCGATGCGGTGCGTTCGGTGGGTGCCCGTAATATCGTAGTGGTCGGCGGTCTGGACTATGCCTATGACCTTTCCGGCATCCTGAACGGATTTGCGGTCGACGATCACGGTGGAAACGGGGTGATGTACTCCACCCACGTCTATCCATGGAAGCGCGGCTGGCAAAAGAGCTTCCTCGATGTGGCCGAGAAGTACCCGATCCTGGTCGGGGAAGTCGGTGCCGATGCCAAGAAGATGAATTTCATGCCGCACGATATCCAGGAGGATTGGGATACTTGGGTGCCTGACATGCTGGGCCTGATCCAGAAGCACAAGCTGAACTGGACCGCCTGGTGTCTGCACCCGGGGGCCAGCCCGCGGATGCTGGTGGACTGGACCTACACGCCGACCCCGTTCTGGGGACAACAGGCGAAGGACGCGCTTTCGGGTCAGGAGTTCGAGTTCAGCGGTCGCCTACGCTAG
- a CDS encoding efflux RND transporter periplasmic adaptor subunit — translation MSKKITFALIFAAALAVALVAIVGTKVLQFKVMGAAEASTKPPSSTISTFTAEKQNWGESLRAVGSIQPVQGVALEAEASGIVKSIDFTNGQRVQAGDLLVQLDIDVEKAQLKAAEATAKLAALEYERAKRLRESGNVPQSQLDSAVADLDKANADVENIKAVIDRKTVTAPFDGRVGIRQINLGQFVPQGAPIVALQSYDKVYVNFTLPQQALSRLEVDYPVTLETDAFPGREFEGQITALSPEIDPVTRTIEVQGTLDNPEGLLRAGLFVRVRIILPVEEEVLVVPATAILYAPFGNSVYKVLPAEEGEGLIAKQFFVRLGRTQGDYVSILEGVEDGDAVVSAGAFKLRNNTPVNIDNENTPKPKLAPKPANS, via the coding sequence ATGTCAAAGAAGATCACTTTCGCTCTCATCTTTGCGGCCGCCCTGGCTGTCGCCCTTGTCGCCATAGTCGGCACAAAGGTACTGCAATTTAAAGTCATGGGTGCCGCAGAGGCATCCACGAAGCCTCCATCCTCCACCATTTCGACCTTTACGGCGGAAAAGCAAAACTGGGGCGAGTCGCTGCGTGCGGTCGGATCGATCCAACCGGTACAGGGCGTGGCCTTGGAAGCGGAGGCCTCCGGCATCGTGAAATCGATCGATTTCACGAACGGCCAGCGGGTCCAGGCCGGAGACCTTCTTGTACAATTGGACATTGACGTGGAAAAGGCGCAGTTGAAAGCGGCTGAAGCCACCGCCAAACTGGCGGCCCTGGAGTACGAGCGGGCCAAGCGCCTGCGCGAAAGCGGAAATGTCCCCCAGAGCCAGCTGGACAGCGCCGTCGCCGACTTGGACAAGGCGAACGCGGACGTGGAAAACATCAAGGCCGTGATCGACCGGAAGACCGTCACCGCACCTTTCGATGGCCGCGTCGGCATCCGACAAATCAATCTGGGGCAGTTCGTCCCGCAGGGCGCACCGATTGTCGCACTGCAATCCTACGACAAGGTCTACGTGAACTTCACCCTCCCCCAACAGGCCTTGTCCAGGCTCGAAGTCGACTACCCCGTAACTCTGGAGACCGATGCCTTCCCGGGCCGTGAATTTGAAGGCCAGATAACCGCCTTAAGCCCGGAAATCGACCCGGTCACCCGCACCATCGAGGTGCAAGGCACGCTGGACAACCCAGAGGGCTTGCTACGAGCGGGCCTGTTTGTACGAGTGCGCATCATCTTACCGGTCGAGGAGGAAGTGCTGGTCGTGCCGGCAACTGCCATTCTCTACGCTCCCTTCGGGAATTCGGTGTACAAAGTACTACCTGCCGAAGAAGGCGAAGGGCTGATCGCCAAGCAGTTTTTCGTACGCCTGGGCCGTACGCAGGGCGACTACGTCTCGATTCTGGAAGGCGTCGAAGACGGAGACGCAGTCGTCTCGGCCGGCGCATTCAAACTGCGGAACAATACCCCGGTGAACATCGACAACGAGAACACACCGAAACCCAAGCTGGCCCCGAAGCCAGCCAACTCCTAA
- a CDS encoding efflux RND transporter permease subunit, whose translation MPTAFTDIFIKRPVLAIVVSLVIVIAGLQAISSLTVRQYPRNENAKVTVSTVYIGADAELVRGFITTPLERAIATADGIDYISSESKLGMSTITVRLELNYDSTKALAEISAKVDEVRGDLPPEAEVPIITVESADNERASAYLSFASEILEGNEITDYLVRVVQPRLTAIAGVQEAEILGGRTFAMRIWLDPQRMASLGIYPSQVRNALAANNYLSAVGRTKGNLVTVNLTTDTDLNTVEDFEKLSVLNRGDTIIRIEDIATVELGAEDYNAEVRFSGDKAVFMGIHVLPSANTVDVLTDVRAELEKIKAALPEGIEADIGYDSTIYIKEAIHEVTKTLGETLLIVMAVIFLFMGRIRTVLVPVVAIPISLIGAIFLMQMLGFTINLLTLLAVVLSVGIVVDDAIIVVENIERHLEEGMAPMPAALNGVRELIGPVIATTLVLVAVYLPIAFQGGLTGSLFREFALTLSGAVVVSSVVALTLSPMLSSKLLKSGEHKGLAKRINDGFDNIRRVYGSILKVSLQTRWLVYAAWIVLFLMCVPMFIFSSNELAPEEDQGVIFGIVNGPANNTLEETVRYTDEAREILGSIPEGRHIFQFTTPTFGFSGVALDPWSERERTTFELKPILQQELSQIAGIDIFPTTPAALPGGSDFPVEFIVASTAEPAEILEYVKQIQGKAMASGRFAFTLVDTKIDQPQTEFKIDRDMVSTLGLDLRDIGADLGSLVGGAYVNRFNIDGRSYKVIPQIERVERLSPEQLQDIYVRGPEGKLIQLSTIASMEESVQPRSLNRFQQFNAVKLSGVYKGPLNSGLKFLEETAAEILPDGYRIDYAGESRQLRSEGNTFLPAFGLAIILIFLVLSAQFNSFRDPFIILLGSVPLAMFGALTFTFLKMMNPNLSFWTDGWTTSLNIYSKVGLVTLIGLVAKNGILIVEFANQLQKEGRSKLAAIQEAAEVRLRPVLMTTVATVAGHFPLTLVTGAGAEARNSIGLVLVGGMAIGSLFTLIFLPSIYMLIARDRSAEITEESQYMHPAET comes from the coding sequence ATGCCCACAGCCTTTACCGATATCTTCATCAAGCGTCCCGTGCTGGCCATTGTCGTCAGCTTGGTGATCGTCATTGCCGGCCTGCAGGCCATCTCGTCACTGACGGTGCGCCAGTATCCCCGCAACGAAAACGCCAAGGTCACCGTTAGCACGGTCTACATCGGGGCGGATGCCGAGCTTGTCCGCGGGTTCATCACGACCCCGCTGGAGCGCGCCATCGCCACGGCGGATGGGATCGACTACATCTCTTCGGAGAGCAAGCTGGGCATGTCGACCATTACCGTGCGCCTGGAGCTGAACTACGACTCCACCAAAGCTTTGGCGGAGATTAGCGCAAAGGTGGACGAAGTCCGGGGCGATCTGCCTCCGGAAGCCGAAGTCCCGATCATCACGGTGGAATCGGCCGACAATGAGCGCGCCTCGGCTTACCTCTCCTTCGCCTCCGAGATCCTCGAAGGCAATGAGATCACCGACTATCTGGTACGGGTGGTACAGCCGCGCTTGACCGCCATCGCCGGGGTGCAAGAGGCGGAAATACTGGGCGGACGGACCTTCGCCATGCGCATCTGGCTCGACCCTCAGCGGATGGCCTCACTGGGGATCTACCCATCCCAGGTCCGGAATGCGCTGGCCGCCAACAATTACCTCTCCGCTGTCGGCCGGACCAAGGGAAACCTGGTCACGGTCAACCTCACCACGGATACCGACCTGAACACGGTCGAGGATTTTGAGAAGCTGTCCGTTCTGAACCGAGGCGACACCATCATCCGCATCGAGGACATTGCCACGGTCGAACTGGGGGCGGAGGACTACAATGCGGAAGTCCGCTTCTCCGGCGACAAAGCCGTCTTTATGGGCATCCATGTCCTGCCGAGCGCCAATACCGTGGATGTCCTCACGGACGTCCGGGCCGAACTGGAAAAAATCAAGGCGGCCCTCCCCGAAGGCATCGAAGCCGACATCGGCTACGACTCGACCATTTACATCAAGGAAGCCATCCACGAGGTCACCAAGACCTTGGGCGAGACCTTGCTGATTGTGATGGCGGTGATCTTCCTCTTCATGGGGCGGATCCGCACGGTCCTGGTCCCAGTGGTCGCCATCCCGATCTCACTCATCGGCGCGATTTTCCTGATGCAGATGCTGGGCTTCACCATCAACCTGCTCACCCTGCTGGCCGTCGTGCTTTCGGTCGGCATCGTGGTCGACGACGCCATTATCGTGGTCGAGAACATCGAACGCCACCTGGAGGAAGGGATGGCACCTATGCCCGCAGCCTTGAATGGCGTACGGGAGCTGATCGGCCCGGTCATTGCCACCACTCTCGTCTTGGTCGCCGTCTACCTGCCCATCGCGTTCCAAGGCGGGCTGACCGGCTCGCTCTTCCGCGAATTTGCCCTCACCCTCTCGGGTGCCGTCGTCGTGTCCTCCGTCGTGGCCCTGACCTTGAGCCCGATGCTTTCGTCGAAACTCTTGAAAAGCGGCGAGCATAAGGGGCTGGCCAAGCGTATTAATGACGGCTTCGACAACATTCGCCGGGTCTACGGCTCCATCCTGAAGGTGAGCCTACAGACACGGTGGCTGGTCTATGCCGCGTGGATCGTACTCTTCCTCATGTGCGTGCCCATGTTCATCTTCTCGTCAAATGAATTGGCCCCGGAAGAGGACCAGGGGGTAATATTCGGCATCGTCAACGGCCCCGCCAACAATACGCTGGAGGAAACCGTGCGTTATACCGATGAGGCACGGGAGATCCTAGGCTCGATCCCGGAAGGACGCCACATCTTCCAATTCACGACGCCGACCTTTGGATTCAGCGGTGTCGCACTCGATCCCTGGAGCGAACGTGAGCGCACAACCTTCGAGCTGAAACCCATCCTCCAGCAAGAGCTCTCGCAGATCGCAGGCATTGATATCTTTCCGACCACACCGGCCGCCCTCCCCGGAGGCAGCGATTTCCCCGTCGAATTCATCGTGGCCTCCACCGCGGAACCCGCTGAAATCCTCGAGTATGTAAAGCAGATCCAGGGCAAAGCGATGGCCAGCGGCCGCTTCGCCTTCACGCTGGTGGATACGAAAATCGACCAACCCCAAACCGAATTCAAGATCGACCGGGACATGGTCAGCACGCTCGGACTCGATCTGCGCGACATTGGGGCCGACCTCGGCTCGCTGGTCGGTGGCGCCTACGTCAACCGCTTCAACATCGACGGACGCAGCTACAAGGTCATTCCGCAGATCGAACGGGTGGAACGCCTTTCTCCGGAGCAACTCCAGGATATTTATGTGCGCGGCCCGGAAGGAAAGCTCATCCAACTCAGCACGATTGCAAGCATGGAGGAAAGCGTACAGCCACGCTCCCTCAACCGCTTCCAACAGTTCAATGCGGTCAAGCTGAGCGGCGTCTACAAGGGCCCGCTGAACTCGGGCCTCAAGTTTCTCGAGGAAACGGCAGCGGAAATTCTTCCCGACGGCTACCGGATTGATTACGCCGGCGAATCCCGCCAACTCCGCAGCGAAGGCAATACTTTCCTGCCCGCCTTCGGCCTGGCCATTATCCTGATCTTCCTCGTGCTCTCGGCACAGTTCAACAGCTTCCGGGATCCCTTTATTATCCTGCTGGGCTCCGTCCCGCTCGCCATGTTTGGCGCGCTGACATTTACCTTCCTGAAAATGATGAATCCGAACCTGTCCTTCTGGACCGACGGCTGGACCACCAGCCTGAACATCTATTCGAAGGTCGGGCTGGTCACCCTGATTGGACTGGTGGCCAAGAACGGGATTCTGATCGTGGAGTTTGCCAACCAGCTGCAAAAGGAAGGACGGAGCAAGCTGGCGGCCATTCAGGAAGCCGCCGAAGTCCGACTGCGCCCGGTGCTCATGACCACGGTCGCCACGGTTGCAGGCCACTTTCCCCTCACCCTGGTCACTGGCGCCGGTGCGGAAGCACGCAACTCCATCGGTCTCGTCCTTGTCGGCGGCATGGCCATCGGCAGCTTGTTCACACTCATCTTCCTACCCTCGATCTACATGCTGATCGCCCGGGATCGAAGCGCGGAGATCACAGAGGAAAGTCAGTACATGCACCCGGCCGAAACCTAA
- a CDS encoding glutamate--tRNA ligase, translating to MSHVRVRFAPSPTGFFHIGSARTALFNWLYARHTGGTFVLRIEDTDKARNTEEALRVLIDGMRWLGLDWDEGPEVGGDYGPYFQSERQPVYDEYLQKLKDAGRTYEKDGAIWFKLEGERYTTYDDFKKAEVEKVKTEPVVIEDAVRGRVERREEMDFVIVRRDGSPVFHFVNVVDDIAMGITHVIRGEDHLSNTSKHVELFKAFGVEPPVFAHIPLILKESGPGKMSKRDKGALIEDYESRGFLAAAVRNYICLLGWNPKDDREKMDIGEIIELFDFPGINKGNSRFDEKKLSALNAEYLREMNIESFTFLARPILAAAGVVSEEESEDYLQAVLGLCQPKVKGLDDLPEFVGYFFKDEYPMDEKTGERIAKKADPKALLAEVVPVLEGVESFDADGLHVALETHAEAQGQKVFAYFPALRYAVSGQGGGPDLLPMLAVMGRDRVLGRIRRFIEAS from the coding sequence ATGTCACACGTACGCGTTCGATTTGCTCCCAGTCCCACCGGTTTCTTCCATATTGGAAGTGCCCGTACTGCCTTGTTTAACTGGCTCTATGCCCGCCATACCGGTGGCACCTTCGTGCTCCGGATCGAGGATACCGACAAGGCCCGGAATACCGAAGAGGCGCTGCGCGTGCTGATCGACGGCATGCGCTGGCTCGGGCTCGACTGGGATGAAGGTCCCGAAGTCGGCGGCGATTATGGCCCGTATTTCCAGAGCGAGCGCCAGCCGGTCTACGACGAATACCTGCAAAAATTGAAGGATGCCGGCCGCACCTACGAGAAGGACGGGGCCATCTGGTTCAAGCTGGAAGGCGAGCGCTACACCACCTATGACGATTTCAAGAAGGCCGAGGTCGAAAAGGTGAAGACCGAGCCGGTCGTGATTGAGGATGCCGTGCGTGGACGCGTGGAGCGTCGCGAGGAGATGGATTTCGTGATCGTGCGCCGGGACGGCAGCCCGGTGTTCCACTTCGTGAATGTGGTCGACGACATCGCCATGGGCATCACCCACGTGATCCGCGGGGAAGACCATCTTTCGAACACAAGCAAGCACGTCGAGCTCTTCAAGGCCTTCGGTGTCGAGCCGCCGGTCTTTGCGCACATCCCGCTGATCCTCAAAGAATCCGGCCCGGGCAAAATGAGCAAGCGCGACAAGGGTGCCCTGATCGAGGATTACGAAAGCCGCGGTTTCCTCGCTGCCGCGGTACGCAACTATATCTGCCTGTTGGGCTGGAATCCCAAGGATGACCGCGAGAAGATGGACATCGGTGAAATCATCGAGCTCTTCGACTTTCCCGGAATCAACAAGGGCAATTCCCGCTTCGACGAGAAGAAGCTCTCCGCGCTCAACGCAGAATATCTGCGCGAGATGAATATCGAGAGCTTCACCTTCTTGGCACGCCCGATCCTTGCAGCCGCTGGCGTGGTCAGTGAGGAGGAGAGCGAAGACTACCTGCAGGCAGTCCTTGGACTCTGCCAGCCCAAGGTGAAGGGCCTCGATGACCTGCCGGAATTCGTCGGCTATTTCTTCAAAGACGAGTATCCGATGGACGAGAAGACCGGTGAACGGATCGCCAAGAAGGCCGATCCCAAGGCCCTTCTGGCGGAAGTGGTTCCGGTTCTGGAGGGCGTCGAAAGCTTCGATGCGGATGGTCTCCACGTCGCGCTGGAAACCCATGCCGAGGCCCAAGGCCAAAAGGTCTTCGCCTATTTCCCCGCGCTACGCTACGCGGTGAGTGGCCAAGGTGGCGGTCCGGACCTCTTGCCCATGTTGGCAGTGATGGGCCGCGACCGTGTGCTCGGCCGGATTCGTCGCTTCATCGAAGCATCGTAG